Proteins found in one uncultured Campylobacter sp. genomic segment:
- a CDS encoding excalibur calcium-binding domain-containing protein: MKLVLLFSVLASLALGLDCNAKTYCSQFSSCEEATRYLRECGRAQEGGTQHTDGDGDGVPCEKQLCGRNGHKFSGFSSARDEKSEVSNLKGAADSCGAEKFNGSVIAIKFAS, from the coding sequence ATGAAATTAGTTTTATTGTTTTCGGTATTGGCTAGTCTTGCTTTGGGGCTTGATTGCAACGCCAAGACCTATTGCTCGCAGTTTAGCAGCTGCGAAGAGGCGACGCGGTATCTGCGAGAGTGTGGCAGGGCTCAGGAAGGCGGCACCCAGCATACCGATGGCGACGGCGACGGCGTGCCGTGCGAAAAACAGCTGTGCGGCCGTAATGGTCATAAATTTAGCGGATTTTCTAGCGCGCGCGATGAAAAGAGCGAAGTTTCAAATTTAAAGGGCGCTGCCGACTCATGCGGTGCGGAGAAATTTAATGGTAGCGTTATAGCTATAAAATTTGCTTCATAA